The genomic segment AAAATAATATTGGCGACAGTCACCTTGAACATATTAAACTTTCCTTTGATAAATTTCTTGCCTGCAGGGATATTTCAAAAGGTTTTGTCAAGTTCAAATGTCCTCACTGTCCTGTTACACACCTGTTCCCTATTACTTGTAAGTCTAAGCTCTGTCCTTCTTGTGGTTACAAGTACTCTAGGACATGGACTGAAAATATTCAAAAACATATTCT from the Leptotrichia trevisanii DSM 22070 genome contains:
- a CDS encoding transposase zinc-binding domain-containing protein, which gives rise to MINITQNKLKYIFSNNNILLDSLKFCKKNNIGDSHLEHIKLSFDKFLACRDISKGFVKFKCPHCPVTHLFPITCKSKLCPSCGYKYSRTWTENIQKHIL